Below is a genomic region from Melanotaenia boesemani isolate fMelBoe1 chromosome 19, fMelBoe1.pri, whole genome shotgun sequence.
gacTCAGCTGACTCTTCCAAACTGCAGAGTGCTGAGTGGACCACCGTCTTTAAGAACACCTCTGGATGCCTGAGGTAACTGTGACCATGGTCATTGATAAGAATATGACAAAATCATTGAATTTTGTTAGCTATAAAAACGTGTTTCTGCAGGAATGTGAGTTCAGATGGGGCAGAGGCTCGACAGAGATTGAGGGAGTGTGATGGATTGGTGGCTGCACTCCTTCATGCCTTGCAGTCTGCAGTCATCAACAAGGACACTGACAATAAGGTTGCCTAAATGATGAACTTAATAGATAACTGCAGCAGAGATGtagttttaattaataattatattgTTCCTTAAACAATATGTGTAGAGAATTAATAGAAGGAAATTTAACTTGTGAAAACATCACATTCAATCATTTGATGCATCAAGCCATCAAAGAACTCAAAGTGTGGATATAATTTTCCAAAGTCTGTAGTATtactacaaacaaaaaactacttttttaaTGAGGAAATGAGGATTTAATCAGCATGATGTAACATTTTGTACAATAGTTTTAATGGAAATTTTCTGTCATTGCTCTCATTTTAGTCTGTGGAAAACTGTGTCTGCATCCTTCGAAACCTGTCCTATCATGTTCACAAAGAGATACCGGGAGCCGAGCGATGTGTGGAGTCCCACACTGGTCACCTGATGAGATCAGTGGGGCAtccaaaaaagaagaatgagcCTGAGTGTTTTGCTGGGAAAAGACCCAAAGGTTGGtggattgattttttttatataatgtttgatgaaaaggaaaagaagggTTATGTGTTTGTTCTTGCAGTGTGGTGATATGTTTTGTATAATTTCTATTTCTTgagattcattaaaaaaatatttgaagtttgattaaagcagaaataaacttCATTAGTTTAATCCAGCTTAatcctgttaaataaaaatgattaaaacaatcagaaagTCCACAAAACAAGGTTTTGCCATCAGAAATTTACGAGCAGTGTTCTTTGCTTTGAGATGCTAACGATGGGTTAGCTAATTGACAGATCTCAGATCAGataataaattaagtttaataatTTTGGTAGTACAAGATATTTCTCcctttttaaacatgttccATGCAAATGTCTTATGTCTTTTTCACTATGCGTTTTGAAACAACTTAACCTCCCTGAACCCAAGGTACCGTATACAGTGCCTTGttaaacttgtttaaaaaggaagaaagaaagaaagaaagaaagatatttttcaaatgtttccaAGCCTAGCACATTCAATGACAAGGTCCTCTTGTATTGTAATACTGTGTGACTAAAGGAAAATGTAgcgtttgttttgtttctgtttaagttGCTTCAGTTGCAGCTGAGAAATGTTAAGAAGGTTTCAATAACACAAGTTAGTTGTATGGGTCTGTATTTTGTCTGAGAATGTTGTGGTTCTAATGTCAGGATTTTATTAGAGTAAACTGAAAGTTGGGGCATGTTGATGCATCTTTTTGTTGCCGTATAGTCTTAAGGATTTATTTTCAGTCAGTATCTGTCCAACTGTTGGACAAAAGCAACAGAAGAATACAtgaataaaagcagctttatttggaagttaataacagaaaattgtcacacacacacacacacacacacacacacacacacacacacacacacacacacacacacacacacacacacacagacacacacacacacacacacacacacacacacacacacacacacacgatagTTAGAAATTTAGAAAATAGCTTAGAGGTTAAGGGGTTGATCAAATAAAACCGTTTTGCAACCTAAAACCCAACTCTACGGTTAAATCATTTACAAAAGCtctaaaaagttttaatttgcCTTCGGCATGTCTTCCCCTCCAGCATTTGAGATTTGCATTTCATATTCTTGCTTTTATACCACTGAGAGCCTGACTATGTCAAATTCCCTCACATGGAGGAGCTGATGATAGATTTTTCTCTGCTGGAAAAATGCCAATTTCCAAATAGGAAAAAACATGCTTGTACTTTATTGTTCCTGCTATTTGACTTTTACAGCATGCAACTGATGTAAGAATCAgaggttttaaaaacaattcaaaCTAGATTCTGATGTTTTAGTAATTCATATAAATATGTAGTAATATAAATTATAGCTGGCATGCAGTAACTAATATACTGCTGCAGCTTGTGCAGGATTTCATGACTTCATGGAGAAACATTAGGGTTATACTATTAatattgatttaatgttttatagctTTAACAAAGCTGcagaacaaaaccaaacattCTCCTGATATTATCAGTAGCTCAGGGTGTCTCCACATGGAGGAGCtgtgtgttttctgctgctttgtgtCCCTGCAGCATAATCTAATCTCTGACattattctttcttctttttccttcaaaCCTTGTCCATCAGAAGAGTGGTTTAGTCAAGGTCAGTCTCCTTGGTTCTCCTCGACATACTGTGATTTGGTACAGCAGTGAATTTGATgatattgtttatttgtgtgctgaataaatgaaaacgggtgtttgtgtgcatgtgtgcatctgTGATACACAGGTTGGAAAAATGGATTAATGGACAGAAAGTACAGTACATTGGATTTGCCAAAACGTACAGAACTATTGAAAGGTATATCTTTAAAAATAGTAATATCAGACTCATACAAAGATTCAGCacaaaaactgcagcatgcaAATAATTGGCCTTAATagaagaaatataaaaagatattcaTTATAAGGAGTTTCCATCATGCATCATTGTCATAGAGTGACATTATTAAGCTTCAGCACAGTACCTGCCCTCTGTGTTATGTTATTTGCTGCATAGCATGACATTGGCATGGCCTGGAAGAGAATCCATTTAAATGCAGTGCCACACATCAGCAAAGGCACCACTTCAAGAGACtttcattacaaaaacaaaatgacacatCAGCTGAAAGACTGATAAGATTTGCCTGGGAGCATTTGGAGGACAATGACAATATTGGGCTGGTACTGGCATTTGCACTGCATGCCCCATACACTGTATATGTCATCGTGTGGTAATGCTACACTTTCACACATTAAATGTAGCctttaagttgtgttttttcttttcgttttttAAGGGTATGCATGCAGTATGAATTAAgataatgaggaaaaaatgcaTAGCAGCATGGGAGGCTTGAATACTGTAGATCTGACTGCCACAGAAACAGAGATCAGAGCTTAGTTAATGCCTCCCACACTGTAGCCAGTGAATGCAAATCAGAATGACAATCATGTTATGGTTCAGGGTCAGCCTCACAGTACTTGTCAGCCATTTGGCAATCTCCACTGGCTCagtgaaagggaaaaaaagcatcTGCAGTAGTGGAGTTGTAATTTTCCTCCAtccatgaatatatatatatatatatatatatatgtattcttAGTCATGACTTgaccactaaatgttctggttaaaagaaaacttgtatttaaatattagtaaaaaaaaaaaaaaagaaaacacctaaCACATGACAGCTTAGTGGGACATTCTATGTTGTGGCATTACTTTCACTGTTGTTAGGTTTTGTTTGAGATGAAGGAATTACCATGGCATGAGTCTACTTAAACGTCCTACATTCATGATATAATATCAGtgaaacatgaatgttttgcattttctgtGTGTAAATTGTCAAAGTGACCCAGATACAAGATGCACAATAGATAGACTATCTAAtaagtttaaagtttctttaaACTTAGTAGTTAATACACTGAAAATGacacagttttcatttttttctgctttccttttcaAGGCTTGGAGCTACTGTACCAGCCAGAGGTGGTGAGGCTTTACCTCTCTCTTCTCACCTGCAGTCACAACCACAACACGCTGGAGGCAGCAGCTGGAGCGCTGCAGAACCTCGCAGCGGGACACTGGGCCGTGAGTAGATGCACGAGTTCCAAGCTGTCTCTCATGCTCATAACTGCAGCGTTGTAATTGTGAAGTATGTGAAGTATGCATAAAGCTAAAGAATTTATATAAAGTGACACTTATACACTGCACACAAAGCAggttttttatttggatttagaGCTCACTGCTGAgaataagtatttatttagGTGACATGCCCACAGCTGCTGTCATAGTCTGTAAATGTCCTCACACACTATCTGCGGTGCAGATCCAGGATGTTTTTCCTGACAGCATCATTGCTGTTCAGCTTAAGGAAAGGCTCCAAATAGAGATGAACAGTAACAAAGCATTATAAATGAATCCATTGTAAATCAGTGTGCACAGTACAGGGTCAAAGAAGACAACTTCTATGAGGCTGTGGTTGAGGGCATGCATGCTCAAGGCATTTTTCTCAGCtggatggttttgtttttgaagcAACATCATTAATCAACTTAATACAAATGGGCACTGACCTTGTCATCAGCTAACATGATCAAAAATAACTTTAGCTTCTACTGAATATCCCAGAGTGGGTCCATATGTCTTCTAAATTATGTGCTGAGCCACTATTATCACTGGCATTCAAAACAAAgcttaaattttaaaatcttgtgCTCAGCTGGGTTACTATggtatgatttgtttttaattaaattgtaatTGATGTTTAATTTCAGGGAAATAatggttttataataaaaagaaacgatttgataatcaaataaaaaaaaacaccccctCAAATAATCAACACAGGCATCACTCAGCCATatgattattttctgtttctgctgttaGTGGTCCAGCTACATTCGAGCGACAGTCAGAAAAGAGAAAGGCCTTCCTATTCTGGTGGAGCTGCTGCGCTCCGAAGTGGACAAAGTGGTGCGAGCTGTAGCCATTGCTCTTCGCAACCTGGCCATTGACAAAAGGAATAAAGACTTAATCGGTACTGCTTTACAACTCTTACCTATACACGATCAGCTGTACGCTCAGAGTAACTCTACCATGTCTGTTTTCTCAGGGAGCTATGCTCTGCGGGATCTCGTGGGTAATTTGCCGTGTGGGCAGCAGCACCCAGCGAAGAACCTTGAGGGAGATACGGTGGTGTCTATTCTGAACACAGTTCATGAGATCATCACAGATAACCCTGACAATGCTCGAGCACTCATACAAGGTCATGCTGTGCAGAAACTGGTCGCCATCAATAAGTCAAGGTATTTCTTTCCAAAGAATTAACAAGCTTCAGTCTTTTGCACAAACTTAACATATTGTTCTGCTTACAAACTAAGCAAATAATTATCAACTGGATAAAATATTAATGGTTTGTGTACATTACATTACAACTATTTAGACAATTTAATATCTGCTTATAACTGATGCAGCCTCAAAGTTCTGTTTTGTGATATTAAAAGCATAATTTTCCAGGTATTcatttaataattcatttaataatttgtaCAGTGTCTTGaggttgttttctgttgcttACCATAACATCACTTCATTGATTTGTTATCAGCCAATCAGTTCGGGAGACAAAGGCAGCTTCCCATGTACTTCAGACAATATGGGCCTACAAGGAGCTGAGAAGCACTCTGAACAAGGCAGGTTGGAACAAGAGCCACTTTAAGGTATAGTTTCTTCCACTTCTCAGCACTTATAAATTCCCAACATAGCAACAGCATCTACAGTCGTAAAATCTTTACTTTGTCAGCAAAAGAACAGCAGAGGAGATAATATTGGGCTTGATTTGAGCTCTTGTCTTCAATAAGGTTGTGCACAAGATGCCCCATGCGCATGATGTAATATAGAGTCATATCCTTGGATTTCTACTCTAACATGGGGAAGAACAAAAAGTGCATTGTTTCAAAGGACCAGCATAATTTGCTGTGTAAAAATAagcatgaaaatgttttctcttttgttatTTCAAGCCCACATCTGTTGAAACAACTAAAAAATCCAAGAGTGGAAAGCAAAGCAGTGATGACATCACCTTGCCTCTCATGGACAAAAACCAAGGTCAGAGCATTGCTGCATACGCTCcttcattaaaatgttattaaattatCACTTGAATAAGAAAAATGTCTTCTAGAATTAGGAGCACAAAAGGCCTTTCAACGTCCTTATGTTCTCCCCATCATGTTAAGGACAAAGAGATAGGTGCTTTTCGGTCTTACACTATTTTCTTGTGAAACATGGCCTTAAACCGGTGATGTGCTGTGAAAATTATCCAGCACACAGACTTGAACAGTCTCCCCTATAGGCAAAGTAGGCTGATGcattgtcatattttatttaaatactttttgtaAAATGCAccttctttctgtctttgaGAAGAACATCTAGTTTCCTATTAGGAAGTAATGTTTTCTCTAGGCTGTCTTCTCTATTATGAACACAACTTACGCCCTCTTTGAGGAACAATATGTGCTATTCTCAGGTAATTACCCTGTGGCATCCCCCTGCTTTTGTCCTGTGCATCagtataaaaattatttttaaggttcAGTTCCAAATGATTTAGGAACTTTATACTCTATATAAGGATATGAGGTATGAACCCTCTCTTGACTCATAGGTACACGCTTTAAATTAACATAATACGAAGCATAATCAGTGATTTAGGTAGTCACTTGTTGATGATTAGTGTTCTCTAGAGagaaatcttttaaatattatttaaataaatgtgaccacagttacaatccttttgtaatttgtttttaaaagattgcTACCTGTAAAGAAATAATCATACAGGTGAAATAACGTCATTAATACAGAATATTCCCTTTGTTACACTATTGGCTCAAAATGTACACTGATTGAAAGGTACATCAACTTTGGACAACTGCATTCCCAAAAATTAGTATCTGCATGTATGTGTATGAGCATCCACTTGACCACCAAAAAACATACTTGGCAAGGCAGAGCAACATGGACTcttggagaaaagaaaagactttgCAGAGAATCGCCATGCTCTACAGTGTACTACAGAAAGTTGACATGCCCATCCGTGGGAAGCTTGGACACAGCTGACCCAAAAAGTAGTTTAAATAGGACAGTATGATGCATCTGCAGAGCCTCAATCTATTTGGGCTCATGGACATTGAAACCATTTACCCCACCTGACAAGTGCAtagttaaaaaacatttttcaaccaatttcacaaataaaatactATAATCTTTATATTTTCATGCTGTATTATAACATCTAATGTGCTGAAACTATGCTGTCACCATAGAAACGATCCCAATGGCAAATTAAATTAGTGGCTTGGTTGTAGTGGACACAGCTTTCCTTGTATTAAAAGCTGAATACAGTGTGCAGAGTCTCAGTTAAGACAGAATCAATACCCACAGAAGTCCCTGTTTAGGGGTGCGATGAGTTAATGATGAGACAGGTGCAAGAATTTTGACCTATAGACCCTTGACTCCCGAGGGGACATATTGCACTAGTCCATCATTCTGTTGTCCATTTTAGGCTATTTTATCTTGGTTACTTTTAAGTTTGCTTTCAGTCTATGTTTGGTTAGATTTAGGAAAAAAATCCTTCTTGATTAGATTTAGGTCAAAACATAATTTGGATAGTCTTGCGTTACCTGGACAACAGCATTACAACAAGatattttctgtcctctgaACGAAGTGCATAGAAAATCTCTAACCAGGTGAATGGAGGAAGAATTATGGCATTTGATTGTAATTCATTATGTGCATTCAACAGATACAGTAATGAGGTACTTAGAGGTCTTGCTAAATTTACAGTGAAATTGGGCTGTCCTTAATCCTTTAATGCTTTGTGCGTCATATTTAATagatacagtttctgagacctactGTATCACCTTACAGTAAAAATTTTGCTCAGAACTTGGTTGTATACCATCTGGATACCTTTTGAAAAACTATCATTCTGATGTATCAAACAGTATTGAACTGTACATAtagacaacttttattttttaacattttattaaagggccaaataatgacttcagacaaaaaaaaaaaaaaaaaaaaaaaaaatgttctggccattatttcttgggtcaggctttaaatgtttaatatttccatcTAAAATGctctgtttgagtttctgtacCTCTCAATGCCCCCTACCAGAAATAGGAGTGGGAGACAGCTTCTGTTTATTGCATACATGCAAAACAGGTCACATTCTCTTTAAATAAatcctttcttccttttttatttgaaaaaagacaTTATTATAAAGCAAAAATTCTGACTACGTTAATGTGTCCACTATATACAtaccaaaatgataaaaaaccCAGACCCATTTATCATTGTGTGACCATTAAAATGTCAGTAATGATGCAAAATGATGCAATAATGATTTGTGAGTGTCTCTTTTCTATGTGATTATCTGCtaatatgattattattttcCTCTGCAGATGTATATTCCACTTTAGAGCCAAATGATAGAGTTGGAGATGGAAAGGGGCCTCCTGTTGTAGAACGAGACTCTCTGCAGGTAATCATCCTTTTAAATGTACTGAATTGTCtcatcatttgtgtttctcatgCAAGTTGACTAAGGCTGTCTGTGTTTCCTGACACAGGCGATAAGTGAGAGAAAACACTTCATCAGAGCTGGCAGGCCTGCAGTGGGCCTCATGGATAACAAACCTCCACCGCTGGACTCTTGGGTGTAAACGTAACAGCATGTCCTGTCCACCCAGTTAAATCCTGTAGAGACACTTTCCACTGGTGAAATGCTGATCTGTGCCATCTGATCATTCTTGTACAGACAAACACagccagttaaaaaaaagagaacaactTCTTTGTTTACAGGACTTAGTGTGCCaaacatttacatgtatttattaTGGAGATTATATGACTTTATGGATTTATCATTTAGGATGATACACTGTAAGTCTGCAACTCATGACTGATTATGTGAGATATATGAATTAACCCAAATATGCAAACTGTGGTGAATCATGACTCCAAAGAATATATGACATGAACAATTTGAATTTTACTGCTTATCTAAGATATACTTCTACTTTGTTAAACTAATAAGATCTAAAATGGCATGTGGATTTTTTGTTGTCCACCTCCAATATTCAAGGGTTCCGAtctaaaataagttattttttctTGAGGGTCCGAATCATTAAGGATTAGGACTTACATTAccttaacaaaacaaatgatTTACAATTGAGTTTATTCTTAATAAATCAGAGTAGACTGTCAggtcattcattctctgtaagTCTTTTATCGCAGTTGTTTCATGATAGGGAGAATGAGATTGTACATGTGTAACAAAGGACTGTTAATATTGCAAATGAAGGCATTTATATTGTAATGTTTATAGTAATACCCATGTTATTAATTAGGAGTTATTTATGTGTATTAGCCGATACCGATAAGTGATACAGCTCTGCTTTGCAGTGGTCCTTTTTGCATTGCGAtgttgaatgaaaatgaaaataaatgctgTGCATAGgttctcattttaatttgtattttctttctatATACATATTTCATTTTGTGTTCTTTTCCATTGTCAGCGGGCACATTTTAGATGAATTATCACCCAAAGGTAAGTTAAACAATGTGTTCTGGACAGACtttaattgatttttctttttaatttaaaatcaacAGAGCAGATCTTACATGTAGTGATTTGATCTTTCAAATTTCTCTTATGATCATGTGTTTACTGTGACGTAGAAAGTCACACAAGCCGTGGCTTTCAAATGAGGGAAGCTACATATAAATGTGTACACATCAAATGACATGTTTGACATAAGTGCAAGAAAAGACATAGAGTCAATAGTGGCCTCTTGTGGAAATTACAAAGCatgaatttatatatttttaatagagGAGATTGATTTCCTACATTTGACAAAACTATTGCAATCACTGTTTGGAATGAAActaatttacatgtttttgttgttttatattgttaatCAGGGCTCCATCTTTTGATTTTAGTCTGTTTCGGTGGATAGCATGCCATTAATTAAATGCtgtgttaatctaaaataaCTACAAAGTCAGTGTTTAATCAGAAGGAAGGTCTGCATCAAATTGAGTCAATATCAGAAGACTTCATGAATAGCTGTAAATCCCTGTGGTGAGAGAGAGGAGGGCAGAGCAAGGCCTCAGTGACATCTCCAAACATGTCAGCGCTGCACATTGGACAGCACAGCCCTGCCCTCAGAACCATACCACAAGATCAACAAGGGCAAAGCTGTTTTCACTTTTGCCCCTACAGCAACCTGTTGTTCTTTAATAAGGGGGAGTCTGCAGGTATTTTCGCCAAGAGATCCACATCTTCTAATCTGATGCTTAGTCTTTGGATTTGAATCAACCATGACTTCTTCAGTTTTCCCCAACACTGGGTTTGGCCACACTTTGACCGCTATGCTTCTGTTAACCAGTTTGAGCTGGAGCAGTCCAATCAAGTCTGCTGAAAGCCACCGCAGGACATCACTTGATGTGGATGTGGGAGATGATCCACTCTTCAATGCACAGGACTTTCTGAGCCACTTTCTATCCACACTGAACCTCACTAGGCCGAAGTCCCAGACCAGGTCTCTAGCTGCCCATAAAGAGCCACTGCCTGAGTACATGCTGGAGCTCTACAACCGATTTGCAAATGACCACACTGCTGTGCCGTCTGCCAACATTGTTCGCAGTTACAAGAATGAAGGTAAGACCTTTTCTGGTTTCTATATTTCTATATTGAGTAAAAAAAtttcattttgacatttgatgtaaatgataaattaagggatcactttgattttattattaaactatGTCGTTTTATCTTGCTTAGTTatgtttaagaaattaaacttggatcaatattcattttaacatcTAAGAGTAAGTTTTTCTTGAGTTATGAATAAAAAGAATACTTAGACATTCTCTCTGgcatttttatttcagattcCACCCCATACAGAATAAGATCCAATGGTGTAAGGATATATCCCCTGCTGTTCAATATCTCCATGCCCCACCATGAACACATAACAGTAGCTGAGCTTCGTCTATTCACTTTGGTACAGAAGGCCCAAAGACCATATGCTGGCTCTGACTGCAAGGTGACAATCTACAAGATACATGAGGGTGTTGTTTGGACAAAAGAGGTGGGGAAAGAAGGGAGAGGGAGGGATAAAGAGGAGGTTGTGGAGATGAAAGATTTGGAAGAACTGGTGACAAAGCATATCCATGCCAAAGATAATAGCTGGGTGTCATTTGACCTCACTTATGTGGTTAAAATATGGCGGAAATCAGGGTGTGCAACTCACAGACTGGAGGTTCATATTGCAAATCTAGGGTCGGAGGACGATAGGGCCACAAAAGAGGGTGATAGTTTGGTTGAGATTGATATTGACAGGACCTTGGAGGAGAAACACAATGCAGTTATGATTGTATTCTCAGATGATCAGAGCCAAGCCCACAAACAGGAGAGAGAAGAGCTTGACCACATGATTAAACACGAGAACGACCTTCCTGAAGGCATGGGAAGGAGCCAGCAACCTTCCTGGAAGCATGTAAATCCCAATGATGGCCGTGCTAACCACGATGAGCTGGATGAACAGTCTGTCATGGAGCTGCAGTCCAACCTTATCTACGACACACCTCCTCGAATCCGTCGCAATGTTAAGAGCGAGTCATGCAGGAGGACACCACTCTTTGTGGATTTTAAAGACATTGGCTGGGACTCGTGGATCATCCAGCCTCAAGGCTATGAAGCATACAAGTGCAATGGTGTGTGCAACCCACCCTTGACCTCTGAGGTCTCGCCTACCAAACATGCCATAGTGCAGACACGTTTGAGCATCGCGAGTCCCGAGAAAGCGTCTCGTGCCTGCTGTGTGCCCACAAAATTGGAGCCAATCTCACTTCTTTATCATGATAATGGAGTGGTCACTTTCAACCACAAGTATGAAGGAATGGTGGTGGCAGAGTGTGGCTGTAGATAGTAATATTCAGAGATACAGactgatctatctatctatctatctatctatctatctatctatctatctatctatctatctatctatctatctatctatctatctatctatctatctatctatctatctatctatctatctatctatgtatctatctatctatctatctatctatctatctatctatgtatctatctatctatctatctatctatctatctatctatctatctatctatctatctatcttgtTTCCACAGTATCTGAGATCACATACAGTGGACTTAGTTGTAAATGAGAGATGAACACAAGATGTAAATTTGCAATTGTATAGAGGCAAGCCAGTGAGATAGAAACCTTTCCaagtttttcagtttgttgtgaTTTATTACA
It encodes:
- the LOC121629722 gene encoding bone morphogenetic protein 10-like; this translates as MTSSVFPNTGFGHTLTAMLLLTSLSWSSPIKSAESHRRTSLDVDVGDDPLFNAQDFLSHFLSTLNLTRPKSQTRSLAAHKEPLPEYMLELYNRFANDHTAVPSANIVRSYKNEDSTPYRIRSNGVRIYPLLFNISMPHHEHITVAELRLFTLVQKAQRPYAGSDCKVTIYKIHEGVVWTKEVGKEGRGRDKEEVVEMKDLEELVTKHIHAKDNSWVSFDLTYVVKIWRKSGCATHRLEVHIANLGSEDDRATKEGDSLVEIDIDRTLEEKHNAVMIVFSDDQSQAHKQEREELDHMIKHENDLPEGMGRSQQPSWKHVNPNDGRANHDELDEQSVMELQSNLIYDTPPRIRRNVKSESCRRTPLFVDFKDIGWDSWIIQPQGYEAYKCNGVCNPPLTSEVSPTKHAIVQTRLSIASPEKASRACCVPTKLEPISLLYHDNGVVTFNHKYEGMVVAECGCR